A single genomic interval of Lactococcus sp. S-13 harbors:
- a CDS encoding metal-sulfur cluster assembly factor — MADKYTEEEINAIKDKILGALENVIDPELGIDIINLGLVYEISFEDNGFTEIKMTLTTMGCPLADLLTEQIHDALKEVEEVGEIKVNLVWYPAWTVDKMSRYARIALGIR, encoded by the coding sequence ATGGCAGATAAATACACAGAAGAAGAAATTAACGCAATCAAGGACAAAATTCTTGGGGCGCTTGAAAATGTCATTGACCCAGAGCTTGGTATTGATATCATCAATCTCGGTTTGGTTTACGAGATCAGCTTTGAAGACAATGGTTTCACCGAAATTAAAATGACCTTGACGACAATGGGTTGTCCTTTAGCGGACTTATTGACCGAACAAATTCACGATGCCCTCAAAGAGGTTGAGGAAGTCGGCGAAATCAAAGTTAATTTGGTCTGGTACCCTGCTTGGACCGTGGATAAAATGTCCCGCTATGCGCGTATTGCGTTGGGAATCCGTTAA